One region of Mucilaginibacter sp. 14171R-50 genomic DNA includes:
- a CDS encoding collagen-like protein, translating into MEKNRLLLATIALCFLTLGACKKSTTPGPQGPKGETGAKGATGPKGAQGPQGPTGATGATGATGATGATGATGPAGPQGPQGPAGATGATGPAGATGATGPAGPRGPQGPAGPAGANGAPGQDGADGNANVQSFLLVNKGVTLTGLTRLNIPAITQEVVDQGLVLVYFRVTGATTGYYALPYSEADRTISVSNYGVGYVDIKANFTATGLDFRVVVIPGTSLSTLSVTHPGLNVRNFNQVASALRLN; encoded by the coding sequence ATGGAAAAAAACAGACTTTTATTAGCCACAATAGCGCTTTGCTTTTTAACATTAGGCGCATGTAAAAAATCCACCACACCCGGGCCGCAAGGCCCCAAAGGCGAAACCGGGGCAAAGGGTGCTACAGGGCCTAAAGGCGCGCAAGGCCCGCAGGGCCCAACTGGTGCAACCGGCGCTACTGGCGCTACCGGTGCAACTGGCGCAACAGGGGCTACCGGACCTGCCGGGCCACAAGGGCCTCAGGGCCCGGCAGGCGCTACCGGAGCAACAGGGCCTGCCGGAGCTACCGGTGCAACAGGGCCGGCTGGGCCGCGCGGTCCGCAGGGGCCGGCTGGCCCGGCAGGTGCAAATGGTGCGCCCGGCCAGGACGGTGCGGATGGAAACGCCAATGTGCAAAGCTTTTTACTGGTAAATAAGGGCGTTACGTTAACCGGCTTAACACGGCTTAACATACCGGCGATAACCCAGGAAGTTGTTGACCAGGGCCTGGTATTGGTTTACTTTAGGGTAACCGGCGCTACCACCGGATATTATGCATTGCCGTACAGCGAAGCCGATCGCACCATCAGCGTATCAAATTATGGCGTGGGCTACGTGGATATTAAAGCAAACTTTACAGCTACCGGTTTAGATTTCAGGGTGGTTGTAATTCCAGGCACCTCGCTTAGCACATTATCAGTCACCCATCCGGGCTTAAACGTCCGCAACTTTAATCAGGTGGCGTCCGCTTTAAGGTTAAACTAA
- a CDS encoding outer membrane beta-barrel protein, which translates to MKYLYLILALVCLNAFKAAAQERSVSGTIIDSTKLSLPGSNIKLRNELGDSSVTIADVNGKFTFPSVKGSKITLTISSIGYEGLIRHYNLPADNKPVVFNPIILKSATRQLGAVTIVGVNPVVFKEDTVQYSVSAYKVRENAPIEDVLKKIPGVDVATDGTVSSQGKQITKVRVNGKDFFGGDVQSATKNLPADVIESVQIIDDYGDQANLTGVKTGEPDKILNFTIRKDKNYGYFGQATAGDGSDLLPKNPGVKNENRYIGLVNFFKFKGDQQISVLGNLNNTNVNTFSYGTPTSGGGSGFGGGRGGRGNALRGSGSSTTNASGITNARSIGVNFRDQWGKALSVYGSYSFSNNSTYTNSTNKQTNSSSNPSVSNQTSQETSTPTNHRFNFNFEYKPDTLNYLKVTPSFSYSGSDVTSFDNVVSTRNDTTNLAYTSNSISNSTSPNFGLNGFYNHRFKGSRRNLNIGFNANTSKTSAFDNPIYDYTSGEPTAPINQVIYTNSRTNTYGVNFSYQEPLGKVSFLELNYAFNHSYTSSDKETDTLYNTAPDMYHKYDLLSNNYNYTFTTNRFGLNYRIVEKKYNLTLGIGGQPAKLDGVNLLNNVSTSVSTFNIIPAASFNYNFSRSQSLRFNYNGSSSQPSFNQLQPVIDFSNALYPVQGNPNLRPEFSNNVSLRYNMFSFQTGNIFLIGANYTQTDHHIAQNVITYPSRFDPAVLAANPSLINLQNTNLIQYLNTDGYYQARANVLYSKPWSERKYTLILGGQVSYTNNIGFAQSVTALNVMTPIEKNIAKTLTISPQVRFRVNVNDIIDAELFSRMSINKVNNSLTTNGFNENTNIRTFDLGVNGKNYVWKDWTLSYDYTKTLNYGYSSDLKVKNPNIFNAYVERRFLKDHRGTLRLAAYDLFNENTGFSVVQNGSIKTESNVNKLGRYFLLSFTFRLQKFSGKAPSADQGRGMRGGDGGGRPRDEAF; encoded by the coding sequence ATGAAATACTTATATTTAATATTAGCGTTAGTTTGCCTGAACGCTTTTAAAGCTGCAGCCCAGGAAAGGTCGGTTAGCGGAACTATAATTGATTCTACCAAGCTATCGCTTCCGGGCAGCAACATTAAGTTACGTAATGAACTTGGCGACAGCTCTGTTACCATTGCAGATGTAAATGGCAAGTTTACCTTTCCATCGGTAAAAGGGTCTAAAATTACCCTTACCATCAGCTCTATTGGTTACGAGGGGCTTATAAGGCACTATAACCTGCCTGCCGATAACAAGCCCGTGGTGTTCAATCCTATTATATTAAAGTCGGCAACCAGGCAGTTGGGCGCGGTTACTATTGTTGGGGTTAACCCCGTAGTATTTAAAGAAGATACCGTGCAATACAGCGTATCGGCCTACAAAGTGCGCGAAAATGCCCCTATAGAAGATGTATTAAAAAAAATACCCGGTGTTGATGTAGCCACCGACGGGACAGTATCATCGCAAGGCAAGCAAATCACCAAAGTAAGGGTTAACGGTAAAGACTTTTTTGGCGGCGACGTACAAAGCGCTACCAAGAACCTGCCCGCCGATGTTATTGAAAGCGTACAAATTATTGACGATTACGGCGACCAGGCAAATCTTACCGGCGTTAAAACCGGCGAACCGGATAAGATATTGAACTTTACTATCCGCAAGGATAAAAACTACGGGTATTTTGGGCAGGCAACAGCCGGTGACGGCTCTGACCTGTTACCAAAGAACCCGGGGGTAAAAAACGAGAACCGTTATATAGGATTGGTAAACTTTTTCAAGTTTAAAGGCGACCAACAGATATCCGTTTTGGGCAACCTTAACAATACCAACGTTAACACTTTTAGTTACGGCACGCCCACAAGCGGCGGCGGAAGCGGATTTGGCGGTGGCCGCGGCGGCCGTGGAAATGCCTTGCGCGGATCCGGCAGCTCCACTACAAATGCAAGCGGTATTACTAATGCCCGCTCAATCGGTGTTAATTTCAGGGACCAATGGGGCAAGGCTTTATCCGTTTATGGCAGTTACAGCTTCAGCAACAACTCTACCTATACTAATTCAACAAATAAGCAAACCAATAGCTCCAGCAACCCAAGCGTAAGTAACCAAACCAGCCAGGAAACAAGTACGCCGACAAACCACAGGTTCAACTTTAATTTTGAGTATAAACCCGATACCTTAAATTATTTAAAGGTTACCCCAAGTTTTAGTTATAGCGGATCGGATGTTACCAGTTTTGACAATGTGGTATCAACCAGAAACGATACTACAAATCTTGCTTATACTTCAAACTCCATAAGTAATTCAACCTCACCAAATTTTGGCTTAAACGGCTTTTATAATCACCGATTTAAAGGCAGCAGGCGTAACCTTAACATAGGTTTTAACGCTAACACCAGCAAAACTTCGGCATTTGATAACCCTATATATGATTATACATCGGGCGAGCCGACCGCGCCGATAAACCAGGTAATTTATACCAATAGCCGTACAAATACCTATGGGGTCAATTTTTCGTACCAGGAGCCCCTGGGCAAAGTTTCGTTCCTTGAACTTAACTATGCATTCAATCACTCTTATACAAGCAGCGATAAAGAAACCGATACGCTCTACAACACAGCACCTGATATGTACCATAAGTACGATTTGCTGAGCAACAATTACAACTATACTTTTACTACCAACCGCTTCGGCCTGAATTATCGCATCGTCGAAAAAAAGTATAATTTAACCTTAGGTATCGGCGGGCAGCCGGCAAAGCTAGATGGTGTAAACTTACTCAACAACGTTTCTACAAGCGTATCAACGTTCAACATTATCCCTGCGGCAAGTTTCAATTATAACTTTAGCCGCAGCCAATCGTTGCGCTTTAATTATAATGGCAGCAGCAGCCAGCCCTCATTTAACCAGCTGCAGCCGGTTATAGATTTCTCGAACGCGCTGTACCCTGTGCAAGGGAACCCTAACTTGAGGCCTGAGTTTTCTAATAACGTATCTTTGCGATATAATATGTTTAGCTTTCAAACCGGCAACATATTCCTGATCGGCGCAAACTACACGCAAACCGATCATCATATCGCGCAAAATGTAATTACTTACCCGTCGCGGTTCGACCCTGCAGTTTTAGCTGCAAATCCATCGCTTATAAACTTACAGAATACGAATCTTATACAATACTTAAATACCGACGGCTATTACCAGGCCCGCGCCAACGTTTTGTATTCTAAACCGTGGAGCGAGCGCAAATACACTTTAATATTGGGCGGCCAGGTTAGCTATACCAATAACATTGGGTTTGCGCAAAGTGTAACGGCATTGAATGTAATGACCCCGATAGAGAAGAATATTGCCAAAACACTTACCATTTCGCCTCAAGTGCGTTTTAGGGTAAATGTTAACGATATTATCGACGCTGAACTTTTTTCAAGGATGTCGATAAATAAAGTGAATAATTCATTAACAACTAACGGCTTTAACGAAAACACCAACATCCGCACCTTTGATTTGGGTGTTAATGGCAAAAACTATGTGTGGAAAGATTGGACGCTAAGCTATGATTATACCAAAACATTAAATTACGGCTACTCAAGCGATTTGAAAGTTAAAAACCCTAATATTTTTAATGCTTACGTTGAACGCAGGTTCTTAAAAGATCACCGCGGCACGCTACGTTTGGCGGCATACGACTTATTTAACGAGAACACCGGTTTTTCTGTGGTACAAAACGGAAGCATAAAAACCGAATCGAATGTAAATAAGCTTGGTCGTTATTTTTTATTGTCGTTTACCTTCCGCCTGCAGAAATTCTCGGGCAAGGCACCTTCCGCCGATCAGGGCCGCGGTATGAGGGGCGGCGATGGCGGCGGCAGGCCCCGCGACGAAGCCTTTTAG